One window from the genome of Desulfonatronum thiodismutans encodes:
- the hpt gene encoding hypoxanthine phosphoribosyltransferase, producing MTTSMQLIIDAEAIAKRVRELGANISEHYGEEPLVMVCVLKGAFIFFADLVRAMPIEPEVDFVRLASYGAQTSRKERILFTKDMELPVQDKHVLVVDDIVDTGHSALYLLNVLRMRGAKSLRVCALIDKRERREVDVTVDFPGFVLSEGFVIGYGLDYAERYRHLPAVYTLNADVC from the coding sequence ATGACCACATCCATGCAACTGATCATTGACGCCGAGGCCATTGCCAAGCGAGTCCGGGAACTTGGAGCAAACATTTCCGAACATTACGGCGAGGAGCCGCTGGTCATGGTCTGCGTGCTCAAGGGAGCGTTCATCTTTTTCGCCGACCTGGTGCGGGCCATGCCCATCGAACCGGAAGTGGATTTTGTCCGCTTGGCCAGTTACGGTGCGCAGACTTCACGCAAGGAGCGGATTCTGTTCACCAAGGACATGGAGCTCCCCGTGCAGGACAAGCATGTCCTGGTGGTGGACGACATCGTGGATACCGGCCATTCCGCCTTGTATCTGCTGAACGTGTTGCGGATGCGCGGCGCGAAAAGTCTGCGCGTCTGCGCATTGATCGACAAACGGGAGCGGCGGGAAGTCGACGTGACCGTGGATTTTCCGGGCTTCGTGCTTTCCGAGGGCTTTGTGATCGGCTATGGACTGGACTACGCGGAACGCTACCGTCAT